Genomic window (Kosakonia sp. BYX6):
TCATCAGGAAGACGCGGCTATCGAAGCGGTACGCGAATACGACCAGGAACTGGCACAGAAAATTATCGACGAGATGTTCCTGTTCGAAAACCTGGTCGAAATGGAAGACCGCAGCATCCAGCGTATCTTGCAGGATATCGACAACGAGTCGTTGATCGTCGCCCTGAAAGGTGTGGACGAAGCGCTGCGCGACAAGTTCTTCCGCAATATGTCCAAGCGTCAGGCCGATATTATGCGTGATGATTTGAACTCTCGTGGCCCTGTACGTATGTCGCAAGTCGAAAACGAACAGAAAGCTATTTTGCTGGTGGTGCGTCGTCTGGCGGAAACCGGCGAGATTGTGATTGGTGGAGGCGACGATGCCTACGTCTAATTCCCGGTGGCAGTCCTGGCGGCCTGAAAATTTGCTTGATGATTCCTTTAGTGAGGAGCGCGAACTGCGTGCTGCGATGCCGGCCAGCGACCCGGCAAGCGAAGCCGCGTTACAGGTTGAGTTATCCCGCCTGCGTCAACAGGCCGAGCAAAAAGGTTTTGCGGCGGGCCAAACGCGTGGCGTAGAAGAGGGCAAAAAGCTCGGCTACGCGCAAGGCTTCGAGGAAGGCCGCGAAGAGGGTATCGAGAAAGGGAAAGCCGAGTACCAACAGTTACAGCAGAAGCAGTCCGATGAATTCGCGCAGCTGATTGATAACGTAAAAATCACGCTTGATAACCTCGATAGCGTCATGCCTGCGCGTCTGGTGCAGGTCGCCCTGATGGCGGCGCGCAGCTTGCTCGGTGAAAGTGTGGTGTCAACCACCACCAACGCCTGGCTACTGACGCGCATTCAACAGCTGTTGCAGGAAGACACGAAGCACTTGAATCAGGTGAAACTGTGGGTCAGCCCGGAAGAGTCTGCCGCAGTGCAGGAGCAACTCGGTGAAGTGTTGCACTCCCGTGGTTGGGAACTGTGTACCGACGATCAAATGCTGCCGGGCGGCTGTCGCTTAACCACCGACGGTGGCGAACTGGACTCCACCACGGAAACGCGCTGGAACGAGCTGTGCACGCTGAGTCGTGAGG
Coding sequences:
- a CDS encoding flagellar assembly protein FliH; the encoded protein is MPTSNSRWQSWRPENLLDDSFSEERELRAAMPASDPASEAALQVELSRLRQQAEQKGFAAGQTRGVEEGKKLGYAQGFEEGREEGIEKGKAEYQQLQQKQSDEFAQLIDNVKITLDNLDSVMPARLVQVALMAARSLLGESVVSTTTNAWLLTRIQQLLQEDTKHLNQVKLWVSPEESAAVQEQLGEVLHSRGWELCTDDQMLPGGCRLTTDGGELDSTTETRWNELCTLSREDFSL